A region from the Pelobates fuscus isolate aPelFus1 chromosome 3, aPelFus1.pri, whole genome shotgun sequence genome encodes:
- the FOXB1 gene encoding forkhead box protein B1, translating into MPRPGRNTYSDQKPPYSYISLTAMAIQSSQEKMLPLSEIYKFIMDRFPYYRENTQRWQNSLRHNLSFNDCFIKIPRRPDQPGKGSFWALHPSCGDMFENGSFLRRRKRFKVMKSDHLAPNKPSDAAQYLQQQAKLRLSALAASGTHLPQMSTYNLGVSQTSTFKHPFAIENIIAREYKMPGGLAFSTMQPMSAAYPLHNQLTTVGSHIGTGWPHMYGSSMIDTTTPISMANSDYSVSAYGMPIKPLCHGGQTLPAIPVPIKATPTAVPGLPELPTHIPAILSNSSRSMSPTSPQTATSQSSPATPSETLTNTPTALLSVAVH; encoded by the coding sequence ATGCCTCGCCCTGGGAGGAATACATACAGTGACCAAAAGCCCCCCTACTCCTATATCTCTCTCACAGCCATGGCTATCCAGAGCTCCCAGGAGAAGATGCTCCCTCTCAGTGAGATCTACAAATTCATCATGGACAGGTTCCCCTACTACAGAGAAAACACACAGAGGTGGCAGAACTCTCTGAGACATAACTTATCGTTCAATGACTGCTTCATCAAGATACCCAGGAGACCAGACCAGCCTGGCAAGGGCAGTTTCTGGGCACTTCACCCAAGCTGTGGCGATATGTTTGAGAATGGAAGTTTCTTGaggagaaggaagaggttcaAAGTGATGAAATCGGACCACCTTGCCCCCAACAAGCCATCAGATGCCGCCCAGTATCTCCAGCAGCAAGCCAAGCTCAGATTAAGTGCCCTGGCTGCTTCAGGCACCCACCTGCCACAGATGTCCACCTATAACCTTGGGGTCTCTCAGACATCCACTTTTAAACACCCCTTTGCCATTGAGAACATCATTGCCAGagaatataaaatgccaggagggCTTGCCTTTTCCACAATGCAGCCAATGTCAGCTGCCTACCCACTCCATAACCAGTTGACTACAGTTGGCAGCCACATAGGCACAGGGTGGCCTCACATGTACGGTTCCAGCATGATAGACACAACTACACCAATATCAATGGCCAACAGCGATTACAGTGTAAGTGCTTATGGAATGCCCATTAAACCTCTGTGCCATGGGGGACAAACTTTACCAGCCATCCCAGTTCCCATTAAAGCAACTCCAACTGCTGTGCCAGGTCTGCCAGAGCTCCCTACACATATCCCAGCCATCCTATCAAACTCTTCTCGATCCATGAGTCCAACATCTCCTCAGACAGCAACAAGCCAAAGCAGTCCTGCTACTCCCAGTGAGACTCTGACAAACACACCAACTGCCCTGCTCTCCGTGGCTGTGCATTAA